Proteins encoded by one window of Cervus canadensis isolate Bull #8, Minnesota chromosome 18, ASM1932006v1, whole genome shotgun sequence:
- the LOC122420688 gene encoding activated RNA polymerase II transcriptional coactivator p15-like produces MPKSKELVSSSSSGSDSDSEVDKKLKRKKQVAPEKPVKKQNTGETSRALSSSKQSSSSRDGNMFQIGKMRYVSVRDFKGKVLIDIREYWMDPEGEMKPGRKGISLNPEQWSQLKEQISDIDDAVRKL; encoded by the coding sequence ATGCCTAAGTCAAAGGAACTTGTTTCTTCAAGCTCTTCTGGTAGCGATTCTGACAGTGAAGTTGACAAAAagctaaaaaggaaaaagcaagttGCTCCAGAAAAACCAGTAAAGAAGCAAAATACTGGTGAAACTTCCAGAGCACTGTCATCCTCCaagcagagcagcagcagcagagatggtAACATGTTTCAGATTGGGAAAATGAGGTATGTTAGTGTTCGGGACTTTAAAGGGAAAGTCTTAATTGATATTAGAGAATATTGGATGGATCCAGAAGGTGAAATGAAACCAGGAAGAAAAGGTATATCTTTAAATCCTGAACAATGGAGCCAGCTGAAGGAACAGATTTCTGACATTGATGATGCAGTAAGAAAACTGTAA
- the LOC122420689 gene encoding oligosaccharyltransferase complex subunit OSTC-like has translation MLLAMTVYALVVVSYFLITGGIIYDVIVEPPSVGSVTDEHGHQRPVAFLAYRVNGQYIMEGLASSFLFTMGGLGFIILDRSNAPNIPKLNRFLLLFIGFVCVLLSFFMARVFMRMKLPGYLMG, from the coding sequence ATGCTGTTGGCCATGACGGTGTACGCTCTGGTGGTGGTGTCTTACTTCCTCATCACCGGAGGAATCATTTATGATGTTATTGTTGAGCCTCCAAGTGTCGGCTCCGTGACTGATGAACACGGCCATCAGAGACCAGTCGCTTTCTTAGCCTACAGAGTAAATGGACAGTATATTATGGAAGGACTTGCATCCAGCTTCCTGTTTACAATGGGAGGTTTAGGTTTTATAATCCTGGACCGATCCAATGCACCAAACATCCCCAAACTCAATAGGTTTCTTCTTCTATTCATTGGATTCGTGTGTGTCCTATTGAGTTTTTTCATGGCTAGAGTATTCATGAGAATGAAACTGCCGGGCTATCTGATGGGTTAG